A genome region from Nitrospira sp. includes the following:
- a CDS encoding PilZ domain-containing protein, whose product MAPRRYVRTYYRFPLEYPVIFAGAPFVGEGVLTNLSLKGCSVTCDREVLCGSDVRVSVLLDHQPPSLPIDLGTIKWVNGRQFGVEFIRLPLESQQRLHRTLRIELIEWLQKRQAGGDGSGASEQDA is encoded by the coding sequence ATGGCACCTCGTCGGTATGTTCGAACGTACTACCGGTTTCCACTCGAGTACCCCGTCATTTTCGCTGGGGCGCCGTTCGTCGGCGAAGGGGTCCTGACCAACCTGTCGCTGAAGGGCTGTTCGGTGACCTGCGATCGTGAGGTCCTTTGCGGCAGTGATGTGCGCGTGAGTGTTCTGCTCGACCATCAACCACCGTCGCTGCCCATCGACCTTGGCACGATTAAGTGGGTAAACGGTCGTCAGTTCGGTGTGGAGTTTATTCGCCTGCCTCTTGAGTCCCAACAACGTCTTCATCGCACGCTTCGCATTGAGCTGATCGAATGGTTGCAGAAACGACAGGCCGGCGGTGATGGGTCGGGAGCATCCGAGCAAGACGCCTAG
- a CDS encoding glycosyltransferase — translation MNILHLGNPFFLQDFRQLGHDVKWAAYDPTADFVLSPYVESMHSLSVQFPARWSPDLVVVGDDSGPPKLLGLEALDVPLVWYAIDSHLHASWHQQYAAVFDVICVAQRDWVSRYRVDPDRQIVSWQPLFCHVPDDGDSGCLRDTPLSFVGTLNRQWNPERVALIEGLQRRYPIAVGAGAYREPFNRSLMVLNQSAANDVNFRTFQAMACGALLVGERIGNGFNELFQDRIHCALYDRGNVEQVIDLVEYYCGHPAERDAVARQGYEAVMACHTSLHRAQAILQVVATAPLSGQIRVRRSRQLQIQSALALVYESAARTHLQAVERTPDGTRKQYLLTVAEQYRFLATTIRTQFGFQAAAHTC, via the coding sequence ATGAACATTCTTCATCTTGGGAATCCGTTCTTTCTGCAGGATTTCAGGCAGCTCGGCCACGATGTGAAATGGGCCGCCTACGATCCCACGGCGGACTTCGTCCTGAGTCCGTACGTGGAAAGCATGCATAGTCTTTCCGTGCAGTTTCCGGCACGATGGTCTCCCGACTTGGTTGTGGTGGGGGACGATAGCGGGCCACCGAAGTTGTTGGGGCTGGAAGCGCTCGATGTGCCGCTGGTGTGGTATGCGATCGATTCCCATCTTCATGCCAGTTGGCATCAGCAGTATGCGGCGGTGTTCGATGTTATCTGTGTGGCGCAACGAGATTGGGTGTCTCGGTATCGAGTGGATCCGGACCGGCAGATTGTGTCGTGGCAGCCTCTGTTTTGCCATGTGCCCGATGATGGTGATTCGGGCTGCCTACGGGACACGCCGCTCTCGTTTGTCGGTACACTCAACCGGCAGTGGAATCCTGAGCGTGTCGCATTGATCGAGGGACTGCAACGACGGTATCCCATTGCAGTGGGGGCGGGTGCGTATCGTGAGCCGTTCAATCGTTCCTTGATGGTACTGAATCAATCGGCAGCCAATGACGTCAATTTCCGCACCTTCCAAGCCATGGCTTGCGGGGCGCTGCTGGTCGGCGAGCGGATTGGAAATGGATTCAACGAGTTGTTCCAGGATCGGATCCATTGCGCCCTCTATGACAGAGGCAACGTGGAGCAGGTGATCGACCTCGTCGAGTATTACTGCGGCCACCCGGCCGAACGAGATGCGGTCGCACGGCAGGGGTATGAGGCGGTGATGGCCTGCCACACGAGTTTGCATCGGGCGCAGGCGATTTTGCAGGTGGTCGCCACGGCACCGCTGTCAGGCCAGATTCGTGTCCGCCGGTCTCGGCAACTCCAGATTCAGTCGGCCTTGGCCCTCGTGTACGAAAGCGCCGCGCGCACACACCTCCAGGCGGTCGAACGCACGCCGGATGGAACCAGGAAGCAGTACCTTCTCACGGTTGCTGAGCAGTATCGGTTTCTCGCCACGACCATTCGCACACAATTCGGTTTTCAGGCAGCGGCTCACACCTGCTGA
- the recA gene encoding recombinase RecA, whose product MTEKEDKKRALDLALAQIEKQYGKGAVMKLGADNRPADVPAISSGSLGLDIALGVGGFPRGRVIEIFGPESSGKTTLTLHAIAEAQKAGGVAAFIDAEHALDLTYAKKLGVQTDDLLVSQPDTGEQALEIAETLVRSGAIDVIVVDSVAALVPRAEIEGEMGDAHMGLQARLMSQALRKLTAAISKSQTTLIFINQIRMKIGVMFGNPETTTGGNALKFYSSVRLDIRRIESIKDGQDVTGSRVRVKVVKNKMAPPFKQAEFDIMFAEGISKSGEMVDIGVEKRVVEKAGAWYSYKGERLGQGREAVRDFLKANPVIAKEIEGKVRDLAGLPSRGTDKKVEAKEAKDEKPERKTESRQDEKRGHSARVTT is encoded by the coding sequence ATGACTGAAAAAGAAGACAAAAAGCGCGCGTTGGACCTGGCCCTGGCTCAGATTGAAAAGCAGTATGGCAAGGGTGCGGTGATGAAGCTCGGTGCCGACAACCGGCCCGCCGATGTCCCGGCGATCTCCAGTGGTTCATTAGGGTTGGATATTGCGCTTGGTGTGGGGGGATTTCCTCGCGGGCGCGTGATCGAGATTTTCGGCCCGGAGTCGTCCGGTAAAACGACGTTGACTCTGCATGCCATTGCCGAGGCGCAAAAAGCCGGCGGTGTGGCGGCGTTCATCGATGCGGAACATGCGTTGGATCTGACCTATGCCAAGAAACTCGGGGTGCAGACGGACGATCTCCTTGTGTCGCAGCCGGATACCGGCGAGCAGGCGCTCGAAATTGCGGAAACCCTGGTGCGTAGCGGCGCGATCGACGTGATTGTGGTCGACTCCGTGGCGGCCCTGGTGCCGCGTGCGGAAATCGAAGGTGAAATGGGCGATGCCCATATGGGATTGCAGGCGCGGCTGATGTCACAGGCCCTCCGAAAGCTGACGGCGGCGATCTCCAAGTCGCAGACCACTCTGATCTTCATCAACCAGATCCGTATGAAGATCGGCGTCATGTTCGGTAATCCAGAAACCACAACCGGCGGCAACGCGCTGAAGTTTTACTCCTCGGTGCGCCTCGACATCCGCCGGATCGAGTCGATCAAGGATGGTCAGGATGTGACGGGAAGTCGCGTGCGGGTCAAGGTCGTGAAGAACAAAATGGCGCCGCCGTTTAAACAGGCGGAGTTCGATATCATGTTTGCCGAAGGGATTTCGAAATCCGGCGAAATGGTTGATATCGGGGTGGAAAAGCGGGTGGTTGAGAAGGCCGGCGCCTGGTACTCCTATAAAGGGGAACGATTGGGGCAGGGGCGTGAGGCTGTTCGCGATTTCCTCAAGGCCAATCCTGTCATTGCCAAAGAGATCGAGGGCAAGGTGCGCGATCTGGCGGGTCTGCCTTCCCGCGGTACCGACAAGAAGGTCGAGGCGAAGGAAGCCAAGGACGAGAAGCCAGAACGGAAAACCGAGAGTCGCCAGGACGAGAAGCGCGGCCATAGCGCGAGGGTCACGACATAG
- a CDS encoding regulatory protein RecX translates to MRYLARTDRTAAQVERYVQEKGASRAEGRAIVRELQQRGYLNDQAYATRWAETRLSRYPMGRERLKAELLHRGFEASVTERALRQAYRSISEQELACQALEGRASRTRPVQWVRFLRQRGFDDDTIQQVTQVDLETGLDEL, encoded by the coding sequence ATGAGGTATCTCGCACGAACCGATCGAACTGCGGCCCAGGTTGAGCGGTATGTGCAGGAGAAAGGGGCGAGCCGGGCAGAGGGGCGCGCAATTGTTCGTGAGCTACAGCAGCGCGGGTACCTCAACGATCAGGCCTATGCGACCCGATGGGCGGAAACGAGACTGTCGCGATATCCGATGGGCCGCGAACGGCTCAAGGCCGAATTGCTTCACCGCGGCTTTGAAGCCAGCGTCACTGAGCGAGCGTTGCGGCAGGCCTATCGTTCGATTTCCGAGCAGGAGTTAGCGTGCCAGGCACTCGAAGGGCGTGCGAGCCGGACGCGCCCAGTGCAATGGGTCCGGTTTCTGCGACAACGTGGGTTCGATGACGACACGATTCAGCAAGTCACTCAAGTAGATTTGGAGACGGGGTTGGACGAGTTATGA
- the alaS gene encoding alanine--tRNA ligase: MSQSVHDLRRAFIRYFEQQGHRAVPSAPLIPQADPTLLFTNAGMNQFKRVFLGEETRTYNRAVTVQKCLRAGGKHNDLENVGYTRRHHTFFEMLGNFSFGDYFKEDAIRFGWEFLTSVVGLPKDRMWITIFREDDEADRLWKKIGVSPSRIVRCGEKDNFWQMADTGPCGPCSELHFDQGPSVPGDATPNGEGDRVIEIWNLVFMQFNRDSAGTLNPLPKPSIDTGMGLERLTAVAQGRLSNYDSDLFAPLLAAIGGRAGAQYGAAEQADRSMRVIADHLRAITFLMADGVLPSNEGRGYVLRRILRRAARHGRLLGITEPFLHELTATVVNHMGEAYHELRPAAGTVAEATRGEEERFIATLDQGLPILNDMLSKVRASGQNLLSGTDMFKLYDTYGFPMDLIAEACREQDIRLDETGFEAAIEEQRTRARKTGGFESETARPALSELAARVGTTAFVGYEQLTSEGIVQALLKGDGPVKEAREGDDIEVVLDVTPFYAEGGGQAGDQGLLTGPDGRVEIRETTRPVPTLIVHKGVVTSGSIREGERLQLSVNSRTRHDAARNHTATHLVHAALRDLLGPHVKQYGSLVTPNRLRFDFAHFRPLASRDIDEIEAIVNEQVRQDQPVQTDVMGVQEAVAGGALAFFGDKYGDQVRVVHIDTFSKELCGGTHCRRTGEIGLFRIVSESGVAAGVRRIECLTGSGAFDSLKRLDADVRELSDLLKVAPGEVVTRTRRLSEQLKEKERELAEVKLKMASTSSGDAQVREIKGVQVHAQRTDGLDVNGMRALADQLRDKLRSGVVALGAANDGKVSLLVVVTKDLVGRLKAGELIKEMAVEVGGTGGGRPEMAQAGGKNPDGLGPALEKVFGLVQKALEG, from the coding sequence ATGAGCCAAAGTGTACACGATCTGCGACGAGCCTTTATCCGGTACTTTGAACAGCAGGGACATCGGGCCGTGCCGAGCGCTCCCTTGATTCCGCAGGCAGACCCGACGCTGCTGTTTACGAACGCCGGCATGAATCAATTTAAACGGGTGTTCCTGGGCGAGGAGACGCGTACGTATAACCGGGCGGTGACCGTGCAGAAGTGTCTGCGCGCCGGCGGCAAGCACAACGATCTCGAAAACGTGGGGTATACGAGGCGGCACCACACCTTTTTCGAAATGCTCGGGAATTTCTCTTTCGGCGACTATTTCAAGGAAGACGCCATCCGGTTCGGGTGGGAGTTTTTGACTTCCGTCGTCGGGCTCCCGAAAGACCGGATGTGGATCACGATCTTTCGTGAGGACGACGAAGCCGACCGTTTATGGAAAAAGATCGGCGTGTCTCCGAGCCGTATCGTGCGTTGCGGCGAGAAGGATAATTTCTGGCAAATGGCGGATACGGGCCCTTGCGGTCCCTGCTCCGAACTCCACTTCGACCAAGGCCCTTCTGTGCCGGGCGACGCTACTCCGAACGGTGAAGGTGACCGGGTCATCGAGATCTGGAACCTGGTGTTCATGCAGTTCAATCGTGACAGTGCAGGCACCCTGAATCCGCTTCCGAAACCGAGCATCGATACCGGCATGGGGTTGGAGCGGTTGACGGCGGTGGCGCAGGGGCGGCTCAGCAACTACGACAGCGATTTGTTCGCGCCCTTGCTGGCGGCCATCGGTGGCAGGGCCGGGGCGCAGTACGGTGCGGCTGAGCAGGCCGACCGTTCCATGCGCGTCATTGCCGATCACTTGCGTGCGATCACCTTCCTCATGGCCGACGGAGTCTTGCCGTCGAACGAGGGACGGGGTTATGTGCTCCGCCGGATTCTTCGTCGTGCGGCTCGCCATGGTCGGTTGCTGGGGATTACCGAACCGTTCCTGCATGAACTGACGGCGACGGTCGTGAATCACATGGGCGAGGCGTATCACGAGTTGCGTCCCGCAGCCGGTACGGTGGCGGAAGCGACACGGGGCGAAGAAGAACGGTTTATCGCGACACTCGACCAAGGGTTGCCGATTCTCAACGATATGCTGAGCAAGGTGCGAGCCTCTGGTCAGAACCTGCTCTCGGGCACCGACATGTTTAAGTTGTATGACACGTATGGCTTTCCTATGGACCTCATTGCGGAAGCCTGCCGTGAACAGGATATCCGACTCGATGAGACGGGATTTGAAGCCGCCATCGAAGAACAGCGCACGCGCGCTAGGAAAACGGGCGGCTTCGAGAGTGAAACGGCCCGCCCCGCTTTGAGTGAACTGGCCGCTCGTGTCGGCACCACGGCTTTCGTCGGGTACGAGCAGTTGACGTCGGAGGGGATCGTGCAGGCATTGCTCAAAGGTGATGGGCCGGTGAAGGAAGCGCGTGAAGGTGACGACATCGAAGTGGTGTTGGATGTCACGCCGTTCTACGCAGAAGGCGGCGGACAGGCCGGCGATCAAGGGCTCCTGACCGGCCCCGATGGCCGTGTGGAGATCCGTGAAACCACCAGGCCGGTGCCGACCTTGATCGTGCATAAAGGCGTGGTCACGTCCGGTTCGATCCGTGAAGGCGAGCGGCTGCAACTGTCGGTGAATAGTCGCACTCGTCACGATGCAGCCCGCAATCATACGGCGACCCATCTGGTGCATGCCGCCCTACGGGATCTGCTGGGGCCACATGTCAAACAGTACGGTTCGCTGGTAACGCCGAATCGCCTGCGGTTCGACTTCGCGCATTTCCGTCCCCTCGCGTCACGCGACATCGACGAGATCGAGGCGATCGTCAATGAGCAGGTGCGCCAGGATCAGCCGGTGCAAACCGATGTGATGGGTGTGCAGGAAGCCGTGGCGGGTGGAGCGCTGGCATTTTTCGGCGACAAGTATGGCGATCAGGTGCGGGTGGTCCACATCGACACCTTCAGCAAGGAATTGTGCGGAGGCACGCACTGCCGGCGCACGGGCGAAATCGGCCTGTTCCGCATCGTGTCTGAATCGGGGGTCGCCGCCGGTGTGCGCCGGATCGAATGTCTGACCGGCAGCGGTGCGTTTGATTCACTCAAGCGATTGGACGCGGATGTGCGTGAACTGTCCGATCTCCTGAAAGTGGCGCCGGGTGAAGTCGTCACCCGGACCCGCAGGTTGAGCGAGCAACTGAAGGAAAAGGAACGGGAGCTCGCGGAGGTGAAGCTCAAGATGGCAAGTACCTCCTCCGGCGATGCGCAGGTCCGTGAGATCAAGGGTGTGCAGGTCCACGCGCAACGCACGGATGGCCTCGATGTGAACGGCATGCGAGCGCTGGCCGATCAATTGCGCGACAAACTGCGCAGCGGAGTCGTCGCGCTCGGGGCGGCGAATGACGGCAAAGTATCGCTGCTCGTCGTGGTGACGAAGGATCTGGTGGGTCGTTTGAAAGCGGGCGAACTCATTAAGGAAATGGCAGTGGAAGTGGGCGGGACCGGGGGAGGACGTCCTGAGATGGCGCAGGCCGGAGGAAAAAATCCCGACGGACTCGGCCCCGCGTTGGAAAAAGTTTTTGGGTTGGTCCAGAAGGCCCTCGAAGGGTAG